Proteins from one uncultured Fibrobacter sp. genomic window:
- a CDS encoding amidohydrolase family protein codes for MAGITHFAYSSTSNVVTDDPAFMREERDAMHELSEGRAVPFLWVTHSMLRKSRDLSLYLDDKIKGLKVHGVSEKWKLDGKSLARVFDVANERNLALMLHTGEKDECFAGMYEPVIKKHPKVKVILAHGRPLNQTIDVLRHCPNAFVDTAFMPHEHLQILIQNGFADRILFGTDTPIPGRNIKSSLPRYLRNRITMSEKITDGAWCSVSWSNAQKFFNNTTRS; via the coding sequence TTGGCTGGGATTACCCATTTTGCGTATTCTAGCACATCGAACGTGGTGACGGATGATCCGGCTTTTATGCGGGAGGAACGCGATGCCATGCATGAGTTGTCCGAAGGAAGGGCTGTTCCGTTCTTGTGGGTGACTCATTCCATGTTGAGAAAGTCGCGCGACTTGTCGCTGTATCTTGATGATAAAATCAAGGGGTTGAAAGTTCACGGAGTTTCTGAAAAGTGGAAACTAGATGGTAAATCGCTTGCACGAGTTTTTGATGTCGCAAACGAACGCAACCTGGCGCTTATGCTTCATACAGGTGAGAAAGACGAGTGCTTTGCCGGAATGTATGAACCGGTTATCAAGAAGCATCCCAAGGTCAAGGTCATTTTGGCTCATGGTCGTCCACTAAACCAGACGATTGATGTCTTGCGACATTGCCCAAATGCTTTTGTTGATACAGCCTTTATGCCACACGAACATTTGCAGATTCTTATCCAAAACGGATTTGCGGATAGGATTCTGTTTGGAACGGATACTCCGATTCCGGGGCGGAATATCAAGAGCTCATTACCAAGATACTTGCGGAACCGCATTACGATGAGCGAGAAAATCACTGATGGTGCATGGTGTAGCGTGTCGTGGTCGAACGCACAAAAGTTTTTCAACAATACAACAAGGAGTTAA